From Rutidosis leptorrhynchoides isolate AG116_Rl617_1_P2 chromosome 3, CSIRO_AGI_Rlap_v1, whole genome shotgun sequence, a single genomic window includes:
- the LOC139902406 gene encoding uncharacterized protein — MCSGLTPSMPKSTACFCNVALVIKNVILAILPFEEDTLPVKYLGVPLVSSSLLHLDCKSLVDRVRCKIKDWKNRFLSFAGRVQLITSVITSMQVYWQCVFILPRAINMRGFLWCQGEFKRGKAKVKQSVWVRWIHEYRLKGTNFWNAPNVAGASVGWRKLLAIRKVVCNRFIFKIGDGISVSAWHDCWCDLGPLATIVSNRIIHSAGFNHHTVVRELVGSGGWNWPSNWEVLYPQLQNITPPALDAHPDTLKWRSYEGDLHDFSVNIAWHAIRNRANPVQWFSVVLFAKCIPKHWFLVWCLWVRD; from the exons ATGTGTTCTGGTTTGACTCCTAGCATGCCGAAAAGCACAGCCTGCTTCTGTAATGTTGCTCTGGTTATTAAGAACGTGATCCTTGCAATTCTTCCATTTGAAGAAGATACTCTTCCGGTGAAATATTTAGGCGTGCCGCTGGTTTCTTCCAGTCTTCTTCATCTTGACTGTAAGTCGTTAGTTGATCGGGTGAGATGCAAAATTAAAGATTGGAAGAACAGGTTTCTGTCATTTGCTGGAAGGGTGCAATTGATCACGTCGGTTATTACGTCTATGCAAGTATACTGGCAATGTGTTTTCATTCTTCCTCGGGCTATTAATATGCGTGGTTTCCTATGGTGTCAAGGGGAGTTTAAGCGTGGCAAGGCTAAAGTGAA ACAATCAGTGTGGGTTAGATGGATTCATGAATACCGCCTCAAAggtacaaacttttggaatgctcCTAATGTAGCAGGAGCTAGTGTTGGTTGGCGTAAGCTGTTAGCAATTCGGAAGGTGGTTTGCAACCGATTTATATTCAAGATTGGTGATGGTATATCGGTTTCTGCATGGCATGATTGTTGGTGTGACTTGGGACCGCTTGCAACTATTGTTTCTAATCGTATTATTCATAGCGCGGGCTTTAATCACCATACAGTTGTGCGTGAGTTAGTTGGGTCGGGAGGATGGAATTGGCCAAGTAATTGGGAGGTGTTATATCCTCAACTTCAAAATATTACGCCTCCTGCATTAGATGCGCATCCAGATACTCTAAAGTGGAGAAGTTATGAGGGTGATCTTCATGATTTTAGTGTTAACATTGCTTGGCATGCTATCCGCAATAGAGCCAATCCAGTTCAGTGGTTTTCAGTGGTCTTGTTCGCTAAGTGTATTCCCAAACACTGGTTTCTGGTCTGGTGCTTATGGGTGAGAGATTGA